From the Streptomyces nigrescens genome, one window contains:
- a CDS encoding Rieske 2Fe-2S domain-containing protein produces the protein MSSALVKSLDALGRWEQLDTVIGPVQRVVRGLPLGRFRDVLHGLPIGHPLHPALVQVPMGAWLSAAVLDVVPGTRRSARLLVGVGVLSAVPAAWAGWVDWAEQHEDQMRTGLVHAASMALAIGLYSRSWVHRGRGGTAHGKLLAFAGLSAAGAGAMLGGHLAFRQGAGANKAAPVPHLLEEGWHPVGRVEDFPVGEAVRRELGEVPLLVVRQAGGEIHVLAGRCSHLSGPLTEGTIADGCVTCPWHGSVFRLADGANVAGPATAPQPSFRVSVEGDGSVYVQLPGAG, from the coding sequence ATGAGTTCCGCACTCGTGAAGTCACTCGACGCGCTGGGCCGCTGGGAGCAGCTGGACACCGTGATCGGCCCGGTGCAGCGGGTGGTGCGCGGCCTGCCCCTGGGGCGTTTCCGCGATGTGCTGCACGGCCTGCCGATCGGTCATCCGCTGCACCCGGCACTGGTGCAGGTTCCGATGGGCGCATGGCTGTCCGCCGCGGTGCTGGACGTCGTCCCGGGGACCCGGCGCAGTGCCCGCCTCCTGGTGGGGGTGGGCGTCCTGTCGGCCGTACCGGCGGCATGGGCCGGCTGGGTGGACTGGGCCGAGCAGCACGAGGACCAGATGCGTACCGGCCTGGTGCATGCGGCGTCGATGGCGCTGGCCATCGGCCTGTACTCCAGGTCCTGGGTGCATCGCGGCCGCGGCGGCACCGCGCACGGCAAGCTGCTCGCGTTCGCCGGACTGTCCGCGGCCGGGGCCGGCGCCATGCTCGGCGGGCACCTCGCCTTCCGGCAGGGCGCGGGCGCCAACAAGGCGGCGCCGGTGCCGCACCTGCTGGAAGAGGGCTGGCACCCCGTGGGCAGGGTGGAGGACTTTCCGGTCGGCGAGGCCGTGCGCCGGGAGCTCGGTGAGGTACCCCTGCTGGTGGTCCGTCAGGCGGGCGGGGAGATCCATGTCCTCGCCGGGCGGTGCAGCCATCTGTCCGGGCCCCTGACGGAGGGCACCATCGCCGACGGCTGTGTGACGTGCCCCTGGCACGGCAGCGTCTTCCGGCTGGCGGACGGGGCGAATGTCGCCGGTCCGGCGACCGCTCCCCAGCCCTCCTTCCGGGTGAGCGTGGAGGGCGACGGCTCGGTTTACGTGCAGTTGCCCGGCGCGGGCTGA
- a CDS encoding SRPBCC family protein → MAKTGQDNADSGLDRLREELGSYATKWVGNLAERAGDKLMDVTGQLTDVAENGGSLSKIAGNLLGGDSPIKAAVKGTAENVKDTVTGKAKELFGGGKRKSGDQKVTNIIEVLDVGVPLRTAYDHWTQYEKFSSFTKGVRNVSLHDETTSDWKAKVGPSTRGWKATVQEQVPDERIIWTSEGAKGSTRGAVSFHELAPNLTRIVLVVEYYASGFFEKTGNIWRVQGRRLRLDFKHFQRYVTLTDEEPEGWRGEIREGEVVRTHEEVVEEEEAEEREGEEGEEEDEEYAEEGEYEDEDEDTDEDEEGEEGEEEEEDEDGEWDEEEEDEEEEEE, encoded by the coding sequence ATGGCCAAGACGGGACAGGACAACGCGGACTCGGGCCTCGATCGGCTGCGAGAAGAACTGGGGAGCTACGCGACGAAATGGGTGGGGAACCTGGCCGAACGGGCCGGCGACAAACTCATGGACGTGACCGGACAGCTCACCGATGTGGCCGAGAACGGCGGCTCGCTGTCCAAGATCGCGGGCAATCTTCTGGGCGGTGACTCGCCCATCAAGGCCGCCGTCAAGGGAACGGCGGAGAACGTCAAGGACACCGTCACGGGGAAGGCCAAGGAACTCTTCGGTGGCGGAAAGCGCAAATCGGGGGACCAGAAGGTCACCAACATCATCGAGGTCCTCGATGTCGGGGTGCCGCTGCGCACCGCCTACGACCACTGGACGCAGTACGAGAAGTTCAGCAGCTTCACCAAGGGCGTACGCAATGTGTCGCTGCACGACGAGACGACCAGTGACTGGAAGGCCAAGGTCGGTCCGTCGACGCGCGGCTGGAAAGCCACCGTCCAGGAGCAGGTGCCGGACGAACGCATTATCTGGACGTCCGAGGGCGCCAAGGGATCGACCCGCGGTGCCGTCAGCTTCCATGAACTGGCGCCCAATCTGACCCGCATCGTGCTGGTCGTCGAGTATTACGCCTCGGGATTCTTCGAGAAGACCGGAAATATCTGGCGCGTCCAAGGACGGCGGCTGCGGCTGGACTTCAAACACTTCCAGCGCTACGTCACCCTCACCGACGAAGAGCCGGAGGGCTGGCGCGGCGAAATCCGCGAGGGCGAGGTCGTACGGACCCACGAAGAGGTCGTCGAGGAGGAAGAGGCCGAGGAGCGCGAGGGCGAGGAAGGCGAGGAGGAGGACGAGGAGTACGCCGAGGAAGGCGAGTACGAGGACGAGGACGAAGACACGGACGAAGACGAGGAAGGCGAGGAAGGCGAAGAGGAAGAGGAGGACGAGGACGGCGAATGGGATGAGGAAGAGGAAGACGAGGAGGAAGAGGAGGAATGA
- a CDS encoding histone H1-like repetitive region-containing protein produces the protein MNDGTKVLLAAALAGGYVLGRTKKGRFALTAASYIAGRQFGLEPRQLVAQGMRKLSEIPQVAELGEQLRGEVLDVGKKALTTAANRRLSTLADTLHDRTHALEFGPEEPEEEEEGEEEEGEYEYDEEEEPEEEEEEEEEPEEEEPEEEYDEGEEEEEEEEPEEEEEEEEEEPEEPPRRRTPRAAAQKKGGRKPPAKKTAGKKAAAGRPAAKKTAAKKAAPAKKTAAKKAPAKKTAAQKTAKKAPAKKAAPAKKAAAKKTAAKKTAAKKTAGKKTAAKKTASKAAAKKAPAKKTAARKKAAPAKKSAKKTSSRVERRR, from the coding sequence ATGAATGACGGAACCAAGGTCCTGCTGGCCGCCGCTCTGGCCGGCGGCTATGTGCTGGGCCGCACGAAGAAGGGCCGGTTCGCCCTCACCGCGGCGTCCTATATCGCCGGACGTCAATTCGGGCTTGAACCACGCCAGCTCGTGGCCCAGGGGATGCGCAAGCTGAGCGAGATCCCCCAGGTCGCAGAGCTGGGTGAACAGCTGCGCGGGGAGGTGCTGGACGTCGGCAAGAAGGCCTTGACGACCGCCGCCAACCGCCGTCTGTCGACGCTTGCCGACACGCTCCACGACCGTACCCACGCGCTCGAATTCGGACCGGAGGAGCCGGAAGAGGAAGAAGAAGGGGAGGAAGAAGAGGGGGAATACGAGTACGACGAGGAGGAAGAGCCGGAGGAGGAAGAGGAAGAAGAGGAGGAGCCCGAGGAGGAGGAGCCCGAAGAGGAGTACGACGAGGGCGAGGAGGAGGAGGAGGAGGAGGAGCCCGAGGAGGAGGAAGAAGAAGAGGAAGAGGAGCCCGAGGAGCCGCCCCGCCGGCGTACGCCACGAGCGGCTGCGCAGAAGAAGGGCGGGCGGAAGCCGCCCGCCAAGAAGACCGCCGGGAAGAAGGCTGCGGCCGGCCGGCCGGCCGCGAAGAAGACCGCGGCGAAGAAGGCCGCGCCCGCCAAGAAGACCGCGGCCAAGAAGGCTCCTGCGAAGAAGACCGCAGCACAGAAGACGGCCAAGAAGGCACCCGCCAAGAAGGCGGCCCCGGCCAAGAAGGCGGCGGCGAAGAAAACCGCCGCGAAGAAGACGGCAGCGAAGAAGACCGCGGGAAAGAAGACCGCCGCCAAGAAGACGGCCTCCAAGGCCGCTGCCAAGAAGGCTCCTGCGAAGAAGACTGCCGCACGGAAGAAGGCAGCTCCTGCGAAGAAGAGCGCCAAGAAGACATCATCGCGCGTCGAGCGCCGGAGGTAA
- a CDS encoding alpha/beta hydrolase, producing the protein MAAVRLSAMAVVVALLWVFGGTPAATAVDDPGLATFYEQTLSWEPCGKDLQNGTQGDGASPPPGFRERLECARLEVPRDYAHPTRSTMQVQLIRLKATGPGERLGSLVINPGGPGASGVNYLIDSGSAFARLGQRYDIVSFDPRGTGHTEPISCGSKLTTGGDDSLAAKEKRINEACGRYSGGLLRWVGTPDVARDMDVLRAAVHDDKLNYLGFSYGTKLGAVYAHEFPDKVGRMVLDSVEDPTKNTWQTALAQARGFQQALDDFAADCLRTADCPLGTDKSRAQEQLRTWYQQLSERPMKVKGETVDETTYVYALREALYSRSDWPALRQALAQLRRGDAAGILRLSESGGGSATRTVPAPRVGQDELPPQDQLALRAIACRDTSERYDADDYPRAERELTNASPLFGPDIAPLMLDCYDWPVAGDDSSREVAAPGAPPLLLVATTNDPATPYEGAFNMARELGNSSVVLTFHGEGHAAYTTQDPCVQRHVDDFLLNGVLPKAQTSCG; encoded by the coding sequence ATGGCAGCCGTCCGGCTGTCGGCCATGGCGGTGGTGGTGGCGCTGCTCTGGGTCTTCGGGGGAACTCCGGCTGCGACGGCCGTCGATGACCCGGGGCTGGCGACGTTCTACGAGCAGACGCTGTCCTGGGAGCCGTGTGGCAAGGACCTGCAGAACGGGACGCAGGGCGACGGCGCCTCCCCGCCGCCGGGCTTCCGGGAGCGTCTGGAGTGCGCCCGGCTGGAGGTGCCGCGGGACTACGCCCATCCCACACGGAGCACGATGCAGGTCCAGCTGATCCGGCTGAAGGCGACCGGGCCCGGTGAGCGCCTCGGCTCGCTGGTCATCAACCCCGGAGGGCCGGGTGCTTCCGGCGTCAACTATCTGATCGACAGCGGGAGCGCCTTCGCCCGGCTGGGGCAGCGCTACGACATCGTCAGCTTCGATCCGCGCGGCACCGGCCACACCGAACCCATCTCCTGCGGGAGCAAACTCACCACGGGCGGCGACGACAGCCTCGCCGCGAAGGAGAAGCGCATCAACGAGGCCTGCGGCCGGTACTCCGGCGGGCTGCTGCGCTGGGTCGGCACCCCCGATGTCGCCCGGGACATGGACGTACTGCGCGCCGCGGTCCACGACGACAAGCTCAATTACCTGGGCTTCTCCTACGGCACCAAGCTGGGCGCTGTCTATGCCCATGAGTTCCCCGACAAGGTCGGCCGGATGGTCCTGGACAGCGTCGAGGACCCGACCAAGAACACCTGGCAGACCGCGCTGGCCCAGGCCCGGGGCTTCCAGCAGGCGCTGGACGACTTCGCCGCCGACTGCCTCCGGACGGCGGACTGCCCGCTGGGCACCGACAAGAGCCGGGCTCAGGAGCAACTCCGCACCTGGTACCAGCAGTTGAGCGAACGGCCGATGAAGGTGAAGGGCGAGACGGTGGATGAGACCACCTATGTGTACGCCTTGCGCGAGGCCCTGTACAGCAGAAGCGACTGGCCGGCGCTGCGCCAGGCGCTGGCGCAGCTGCGACGGGGCGACGCCGCCGGAATCCTCCGTCTGAGCGAGAGCGGTGGCGGCAGCGCCACCCGCACGGTCCCGGCACCGCGGGTCGGGCAGGACGAGCTACCGCCGCAGGACCAGCTCGCCCTCCGGGCGATCGCGTGCCGGGACACCTCGGAGCGCTATGACGCCGACGACTACCCCCGGGCGGAGCGCGAACTCACCAATGCCTCCCCGCTCTTCGGCCCGGACATCGCCCCGCTCATGCTGGACTGCTACGACTGGCCCGTCGCGGGCGACGACTCCTCCCGCGAGGTCGCGGCGCCCGGCGCACCGCCCCTGCTGCTCGTCGCGACCACCAATGATCCGGCGACCCCCTACGAGGGCGCGTTCAACATGGCCCGCGAGCTGGGCAATTCCAGTGTCGTGCTGACCTTCCACGGTGAGGGTCATGCCGCCTACACCACCCAAGACCCCTGCGTGCAGCGCCATGTCGACGACTTCCTGCTGAACGGCGTCTTGCCGAAGGCCCAGACCTCCTGCGGCTGA
- a CDS encoding DUF6458 family protein, translating into MGIGGCIGLLAVGAILTFAVDWHMAGINVDLVGIIMMIVGIIGLATYVSILKRRRTQPPSPGAPVVDVEDAPRPRYYR; encoded by the coding sequence ATGGGTATCGGCGGATGCATCGGTCTGCTCGCGGTGGGGGCCATCCTCACCTTCGCGGTGGACTGGCACATGGCCGGAATCAACGTCGACCTGGTCGGCATCATCATGATGATCGTCGGCATCATCGGCCTCGCCACCTATGTGAGCATTCTGAAGCGGCGGCGCACCCAGCCCCCGTCCCCCGGCGCCCCGGTCGTCGACGTCGAGGACGCCCCCCGCCCCCGCTACTACAGGTAG
- a CDS encoding Ku protein produces the protein MRPTAKFSISFGLVTIPVAAYNATDSSASVSFVRIHTADGGRVRNQPVCSLEDVEISPDEIGRGYKPGDGDTVVPLSDEDLDALPLPTAKTLTILAFVAGGDIDPLQMGKGYYLGIDSPAAAKPYVLLREAMERHQRVGLGKIALHGRETLAMIRPMEGALVMQVLLWPHQIRPMDGVLPERQAEVAPNEVSAAEALMDSFGELSEDDLHDHYREALEEIVAAKLAHREPEFPAGEEQPAGQVMDLMAALQDSVRAAKRSRGEDEEAEPRSGRTAKKSATKKTAAKKATATKSASATASKTAAKKATAKKTAAAKKTASRGGRRAG, from the coding sequence ATGCGCCCCACGGCGAAGTTCTCCATCAGCTTCGGCCTGGTCACGATCCCGGTCGCCGCGTACAACGCCACGGACAGCTCCGCGTCGGTCAGCTTCGTACGGATCCATACGGCGGACGGCGGACGGGTGCGCAATCAGCCCGTGTGCTCGCTGGAGGACGTCGAGATCTCCCCGGACGAGATCGGCCGGGGCTACAAGCCCGGGGACGGCGACACGGTCGTACCGCTGAGCGACGAGGATCTGGACGCGCTGCCGCTGCCCACCGCGAAGACCCTGACGATCCTGGCCTTCGTGGCCGGCGGCGACATCGACCCGCTGCAGATGGGCAAGGGCTACTACCTGGGCATCGACAGCCCCGCCGCGGCCAAGCCCTATGTGCTGCTGCGGGAGGCGATGGAGCGGCATCAGCGCGTCGGGCTCGGCAAGATCGCGCTGCACGGGCGGGAGACGCTCGCCATGATCCGCCCGATGGAGGGCGCGCTGGTCATGCAGGTGCTGCTGTGGCCGCACCAGATCCGTCCGATGGACGGGGTGCTGCCCGAGCGGCAGGCGGAGGTCGCCCCCAATGAGGTGTCGGCCGCCGAGGCCCTGATGGATTCCTTCGGCGAGCTGTCGGAGGACGATCTGCACGATCACTACCGCGAGGCGCTCGAAGAGATCGTGGCGGCAAAGCTGGCGCATCGCGAGCCGGAGTTCCCGGCCGGTGAGGAGCAGCCCGCCGGACAGGTGATGGACCTGATGGCGGCCCTGCAGGACAGCGTCCGGGCGGCCAAGAGGTCCCGCGGCGAGGACGAGGAGGCCGAGCCCCGGTCCGGCCGTACCGCGAAGAAGAGCGCGACGAAGAAGACCGCGGCGAAGAAGGCCACCGCCACGAAATCCGCCTCGGCAACCGCCTCGAAAACCGCCGCCAAGAAGGCCACCGCCAAGAAGACGGCAGCGGCGAAGAAGACCGCGAGCAGGGGCGGGCGCCGGGCCGGCTGA
- a CDS encoding DUF2252 domain-containing protein has protein sequence MATGPTAQERAEQGRALRSEVPRSRHAEFEPTASRADPVDLIERQSAVRVPELVPIRYGRMLESPFRFYRGAAAIMAADLATTPSTGLRAQLCGDAHLLNFRLLASPERHLMFDINDFDETLPGPWEWDVKRLAASFAIAGRGNGFSESVRAGIVRAACASYRDRMRQYADQRTLEVWYAHADMADIQAEEAQELGSRGRAGLSRIIAEARTHDTVQAFRKLTRKSGGQVRFAADPPLIVPLDDLLPDVERDQLEEQLRGLIQGYAGSLRSDHRRLLEQYRVVDVARKVVGVGSVGTRCWIVLLLGKDAGDPLLLQAKEADDSVLAPYAGPSLHTNQGERVVAGQRLMQAASDIFLGWERATGIDGRQRDFYVRQLRDWKGIMPADMMVPVGMRRFAVRCGATLARAHARSGDRIAIAAYLGRGTPFDEALARFAERYADQNERDHQALQEAVREGRVTARPG, from the coding sequence ATGGCCACCGGACCCACCGCACAGGAACGCGCGGAACAGGGCAGGGCACTTCGCTCCGAAGTGCCCCGCTCCCGTCATGCGGAGTTCGAGCCCACCGCCTCCCGTGCCGATCCGGTCGACCTCATCGAGCGGCAATCCGCCGTCCGCGTACCGGAGTTGGTGCCCATCCGCTACGGGCGGATGCTGGAGTCGCCGTTCCGCTTCTACCGCGGCGCCGCCGCCATCATGGCGGCGGACCTGGCGACGACCCCGTCGACCGGGCTGCGGGCCCAGCTGTGCGGGGACGCCCATCTGCTGAACTTCCGGCTGCTGGCCTCCCCCGAGCGCCATCTGATGTTCGACATCAACGACTTCGACGAGACCCTGCCCGGCCCCTGGGAGTGGGACGTCAAACGGCTGGCGGCCAGCTTCGCCATCGCGGGCCGCGGCAACGGTTTCAGCGAGTCGGTCCGGGCCGGTATCGTCCGGGCCGCCTGCGCGTCCTACCGCGACCGGATGCGCCAGTACGCGGACCAGCGGACCCTGGAGGTCTGGTACGCCCATGCCGACATGGCCGACATCCAGGCCGAGGAAGCGCAGGAGCTCGGCAGCAGGGGCCGTGCGGGGCTGTCCCGGATCATCGCGGAAGCCCGGACCCACGACACCGTGCAGGCGTTCCGCAAGCTGACCCGGAAGAGCGGCGGCCAGGTCCGCTTCGCCGCCGATCCCCCGTTGATCGTGCCGCTGGACGACCTGCTGCCGGACGTCGAGCGCGACCAGCTGGAGGAGCAGCTCCGCGGGCTGATCCAGGGCTACGCCGGCAGTCTGCGGTCGGACCACCGCCGGCTGCTGGAGCAGTACCGGGTGGTCGACGTGGCCCGCAAGGTCGTGGGCGTCGGCAGCGTGGGCACCCGCTGCTGGATCGTGCTGCTGCTCGGCAAGGACGCCGGCGACCCGCTCCTGCTGCAGGCCAAGGAGGCCGACGATTCGGTACTCGCCCCGTACGCTGGCCCGAGCCTCCACACCAACCAGGGCGAGCGCGTCGTGGCCGGCCAGCGGCTGATGCAGGCCGCCAGCGACATCTTCCTCGGCTGGGAGCGGGCCACCGGGATCGACGGCCGCCAACGCGACTTCTACGTACGCCAGCTGCGCGACTGGAAGGGCATCATGCCGGCGGACATGATGGTGCCGGTGGGCATGCGGCGTTTCGCCGTACGCTGCGGGGCCACGCTGGCCCGCGCGCACGCCCGGTCCGGCGACCGGATCGCGATCGCCGCCTACCTCGGCAGGGGCACCCCCTTCGACGAGGCGCTGGCGCGGTTCGCGGAGCGTTACGCGGACCAGAACGAGCGCGATCACCAGGCGCTCCAGGAGGCCGTCCGGGAGGGCCGGGTCACGGCCAGGCCCGGCTGA
- a CDS encoding DUF7144 family membrane protein: protein MATQKHYVGGWTAFAAVLMIFGGAMAFLEGISAIAKDDVFVTTRNYVFTFNLTGWGWIHLILGIIILLAGVALLSTGAMWARILGVILAGLGALANFLWIPHYPFWAIVLVAIDIFIIWALCTDDHRHAATR from the coding sequence ATGGCCACTCAGAAGCACTACGTGGGCGGATGGACGGCATTCGCCGCGGTCCTGATGATTTTCGGTGGTGCGATGGCCTTCCTGGAAGGCATCTCCGCCATCGCCAAGGACGATGTCTTCGTCACCACGCGGAACTACGTCTTCACCTTCAACCTCACCGGTTGGGGCTGGATCCATCTCATCCTGGGCATCATCATCCTCCTCGCGGGCGTGGCACTGCTCTCGACCGGGGCGATGTGGGCACGGATCCTCGGTGTGATCCTGGCCGGCCTCGGTGCGCTCGCGAACTTCCTGTGGATTCCCCACTACCCGTTCTGGGCCATCGTGCTGGTCGCCATCGACATCTTCATCATCTGGGCGCTGTGTACGGACGACCACCGACACGCCGCCACGCGGTGA
- the ligD gene encoding non-homologous end-joining DNA ligase, translating into MNDTGTGARADTRTETVRAGRRTVEIHRPEKVLFPDDGLTKADVVGYYRRVAASMVPQLRGRPLMLERLPEGLGGPQFMQKDTPAHYPDWIRRAEVTKEGGTVTHAVCDDKATLLFLADQACLTFHRWLSRAARPDHPDRLVFDLDPPGPDFEAVREAARQLCGLLDELGLPAVLMTTGSKGLHVIVPLDGKSDFDTVRGFAQEAAAVLAERHPDRLTTAVRKKSRGNRLYLDVQRNAYAQTAVAPWSLRAKPGAPVAVPISRTQLDDPQLTAQSWTLKDVAAVLEQTGTRPWSGVPARGRSLRTARRRLDALR; encoded by the coding sequence ATGAACGACACAGGAACCGGCGCCCGCGCGGACACACGTACGGAGACGGTGCGCGCCGGCCGCCGTACGGTCGAGATCCACCGGCCGGAGAAGGTGCTGTTCCCCGACGACGGGCTGACCAAGGCCGATGTCGTCGGCTACTACCGCCGGGTGGCCGCCTCGATGGTCCCGCAGCTCCGGGGCCGGCCACTGATGCTGGAACGGCTTCCGGAGGGCCTCGGCGGCCCGCAGTTCATGCAGAAGGACACCCCGGCGCACTACCCCGACTGGATCCGGCGGGCGGAGGTCACCAAGGAGGGCGGCACCGTCACCCACGCCGTCTGCGACGACAAGGCGACCCTCCTGTTCCTCGCCGACCAGGCCTGTCTCACCTTCCACCGCTGGCTGTCCCGCGCCGCCCGCCCCGATCACCCCGACCGGCTGGTGTTCGATCTCGACCCGCCCGGCCCGGACTTCGAGGCCGTACGGGAGGCCGCCCGGCAGCTCTGCGGGCTGCTCGACGAGCTCGGCCTGCCGGCCGTCCTGATGACCACGGGGTCGAAGGGCCTGCATGTCATCGTGCCGCTGGACGGGAAGAGCGACTTCGACACGGTCCGCGGTTTCGCCCAGGAGGCCGCGGCAGTACTGGCGGAACGTCACCCGGACCGGCTCACCACCGCCGTACGCAAGAAGTCCCGCGGCAACCGGCTCTACCTCGATGTGCAGCGCAACGCCTATGCCCAGACGGCCGTCGCCCCCTGGTCGCTGCGGGCGAAACCGGGCGCCCCGGTCGCCGTGCCGATCAGCCGCACACAGCTCGACGACCCCCAACTCACCGCACAGAGCTGGACGTTGAAGGATGTCGCGGCAGTGCTGGAGCAGACGGGTACCCGGCCGTGGTCCGGGGTGCCGGCCCGCGGGCGGTCCTTGCGTACGGCGCGCCGGCGGCTCGACGCGCTGCGGTGA
- a CDS encoding cation diffusion facilitator family transporter encodes MSRHADAAPHSTGTPDRHPGKDTEDARTAVTVFVALGANLVIALAKLAGGLFAGSPALLSEAAHSVADSLNELFLLASLKRSNRAPDSRHPFGYGKERYFWSLLAAVGIFVMGGCFSFFQGIEALRSDHSETRTGYLVGLAVLAVALVAECSSLIRALVQVRGQARGSGRSMREAVRAADDPALRTVLAEDSTACFGVLVAMAGMGLHMITGEVRWEAWASMIIGALLVFVAYQLAKESRGQIIGEAADPALRRALRRFLEEQPEIDTVTTLLTMRLGTRSTLVAARTDLVGGLDSEEVEEVLVRLKSAIRAQWPIADQVFLDVTDASPNDRERARRERRQLDETVAAGREEPGTRQQEDAE; translated from the coding sequence TTGTCCCGGCACGCTGATGCTGCACCTCACTCCACCGGCACACCGGATCGGCACCCCGGGAAGGACACGGAGGACGCCAGGACCGCGGTCACCGTGTTCGTGGCCCTCGGCGCCAATCTGGTGATCGCCCTGGCCAAGCTGGCCGGCGGGCTGTTCGCGGGGTCGCCCGCGCTGCTGTCCGAGGCGGCGCACTCGGTCGCCGACAGCCTCAACGAGCTGTTCCTGCTCGCCTCGCTCAAGCGCAGCAACCGCGCGCCCGACAGCCGGCACCCCTTCGGCTACGGCAAGGAGCGGTACTTCTGGTCCCTGCTCGCCGCCGTCGGAATTTTCGTCATGGGCGGCTGTTTCTCCTTCTTCCAGGGCATCGAGGCCCTGCGCTCGGACCACTCGGAGACCCGTACGGGCTATCTCGTCGGCCTCGCCGTGCTGGCCGTCGCGCTGGTCGCCGAGTGCTCCTCGCTGATCCGCGCCCTGGTACAGGTCCGTGGCCAGGCACGAGGGTCCGGCCGCAGCATGCGGGAGGCGGTCCGCGCGGCCGACGACCCCGCGTTGCGGACGGTGCTGGCCGAGGACTCCACCGCCTGCTTCGGTGTGCTGGTGGCCATGGCCGGGATGGGACTTCACATGATCACCGGCGAGGTGCGGTGGGAGGCCTGGGCGTCCATGATCATCGGGGCGCTGCTGGTGTTCGTCGCCTATCAGCTCGCCAAGGAGTCCCGCGGCCAGATCATCGGCGAGGCCGCCGACCCCGCGCTGCGCCGGGCCCTGCGGAGGTTCCTGGAGGAGCAGCCGGAGATCGACACGGTGACCACCCTGCTGACCATGCGTCTGGGCACCCGCTCCACGCTGGTCGCGGCCCGGACCGATCTCGTCGGCGGGCTGGACAGCGAGGAGGTCGAGGAGGTCCTGGTGCGGCTGAAGTCGGCGATCCGTGCGCAGTGGCCGATCGCCGACCAGGTGTTCCTGGACGTCACGGACGCCTCACCGAACGACCGGGAGCGGGCCCGGCGGGAGCGGCGGCAGCTGGACGAGACCGTGGCTGCCGGGCGCGAAGAGCCCGGGACGAGGCAGCAGGAGGACGCGGAGTGA
- a CDS encoding endonuclease: MSPRGGQRALARALLERHGETFAAQSGIRVADTPQPLYQVLVLAGLLSARIRASVAVAAARALFDAGLRTPRRMADATWQQRVDALGEGGYRRYDERTATQLGDGATLLLDSYGGDLRRMRDAAGGDLGALRRALREVPGLGPAGCDIFLREVQGVWPELAPYLDGKAVQGAERLGLPGDSGKLARLVGPDETTAFASGLVRAALDRSVVEDVREAAGA, from the coding sequence ATGAGCCCCCGCGGCGGGCAGCGGGCCCTGGCGCGCGCCCTGCTGGAGCGGCACGGCGAGACCTTCGCCGCCCAGAGCGGGATCCGGGTGGCGGACACCCCGCAGCCGCTGTACCAGGTGCTGGTGCTGGCCGGGCTGCTCAGCGCGCGGATCCGCGCCTCCGTGGCGGTGGCGGCGGCCCGCGCGCTGTTCGACGCCGGACTGCGCACTCCCCGTCGGATGGCGGACGCGACCTGGCAGCAGCGCGTCGACGCCCTGGGCGAGGGCGGATACCGGCGCTACGACGAGCGCACGGCCACTCAGCTCGGTGACGGCGCCACGCTGCTGCTGGACTCGTACGGCGGCGATCTGCGGCGGATGCGGGACGCGGCCGGCGGTGACCTCGGCGCGCTGCGCAGAGCACTGCGGGAGGTGCCGGGCCTGGGCCCCGCGGGCTGCGACATCTTTCTGCGGGAGGTCCAGGGCGTCTGGCCCGAACTCGCCCCGTATCTCGACGGCAAGGCCGTCCAGGGAGCGGAACGGCTGGGCCTGCCGGGCGACAGCGGGAAGCTGGCGCGGCTGGTCGGACCGGACGAGACCACGGCCTTCGCCTCGGGGCTGGTGCGCGCGGCGCTGGACCGGTCCGTCGTCGAGGACGTACGGGAGGCCGCGGGAGCCTGA